One genomic segment of Helicobacter enhydrae includes these proteins:
- the miaA gene encoding tRNA (adenosine(37)-N6)-dimethylallyltransferase MiaA, which yields MSDLRLIAILGGSGSGKSALGLELAHQLDCEIFSLDSLSIYREIDIASAKPTQAELQAIHHYAINHLKPTEENNAMLFHSLLLEAIAQTKHKGKDTLLIIGGSSFYLKSILGGLSAMPTLTTQQKQEIHQQIAQISNPYEFLLSIDSQTTINPKDSYRVCKALEIYFATHTPPTQYFQENPQKPFCYPIEKYSLALERQVLRERISQRTQAMIANGLIDEVQNLIRNYGTHIQPANAIGVKETIEYLSQTPLNPKPTIIAQNLEELGSLISTHTAQLAKRQNTFNRTQFGVPLHCNQSPDRIYAISDIVYGNQQELYQQILSQAR from the coding sequence TTGTCGGATTTACGCCTTATCGCGATTTTGGGAGGGAGTGGGAGTGGCAAGAGTGCATTGGGATTAGAGCTTGCACATCAATTAGATTGTGAGATTTTTTCTCTTGATTCATTAAGTATCTACCGAGAAATCGATATCGCTTCAGCCAAACCCACACAAGCCGAACTTCAAGCGATCCACCACTACGCAATCAATCATCTAAAACCCACAGAAGAAAACAATGCAATGTTGTTTCACTCACTTCTGCTAGAAGCCATCGCTCAAACCAAACACAAAGGCAAAGATACGCTCCTCATCATTGGGGGCTCTAGCTTTTATCTCAAAAGCATTCTTGGTGGGCTTTCTGCTATGCCCACGCTCACGACACAACAAAAACAAGAAATCCATCAGCAAATCGCCCAGATTTCAAACCCTTATGAGTTTTTACTCTCCATTGATTCACAGACAACCATCAATCCAAAAGACAGCTATAGGGTTTGCAAGGCTTTGGAGATTTATTTTGCCACACACACCCCACCCACTCAATACTTCCAAGAAAATCCACAAAAGCCATTTTGCTATCCGATTGAAAAATACTCCCTCGCACTTGAACGCCAAGTGTTGAGAGAGCGAATCTCTCAACGCACTCAAGCAATGATTGCCAATGGGCTGATTGATGAAGTGCAAAACCTCATCAGAAACTATGGCACCCACATCCAACCTGCCAATGCAATAGGAGTCAAAGAAACTATAGAATACCTATCTCAAACCCCGCTAAACCCCAAACCTACAATCATTGCACAAAATCTAGAGGAGCTAGGTTCTCTCATCTCAACCCACACAGCACAACTTGCCAAACGCCAAAACACTTTCAATCGGACACAATTTGGAGTGCCACTGCACTGCAATCAATCGCCTGATCGCATATATGCAATCAGCGACATTGTCTATGGGAATCAACAAGAGCTTTATCAGCAAATCCTCTCTCAAGCCCGATAA